Proteins from a genomic interval of Lolium perenne isolate Kyuss_39 chromosome 1, Kyuss_2.0, whole genome shotgun sequence:
- the LOC127345524 gene encoding UDP-glycosyltransferase 86A1, which produces MAQKAVSANGTSGRTKPHAVVIPFPLQGHVIPAVHLALRLAARGFAVTFVNTESVHQQMAGALGIGVDRDRYDIFAGAGADVRYELVSDGFPLGFDRSLNHDQFMEGVLHVLPAHVEELLRRLVVDPASTCLLADTFFVSPATLARKLGVPCVSFWTQPALSFALYHHMDLLAKHGHFRCEVPRKDTITYIPGVPEIEPHELTSFLQETDTSSAAHRIIFKSFEESRGADYVLCNTVEELEPSAIAALRAEKPFYAVGPIFPAGFSRSAVATSMWAESDCSSWLDAQPAGSVLYISFGSYAHVTKQDLHEIAGGVLASGARFLWVMRPDIVSSQDPDPLPEGFAAASAGRGLVVPWCCQVEVLSHAAVGGFLTHCGWNSVLESVWAGVPMLCFPLVSEQPTNRRLVAREWRVGVPIGDRGAVFTDEVSARIEGVMSGKEGEELRQAVKKVRATLEAAAAPGGSSQRSFDQFVDELMRRCGRR; this is translated from the exons ATGGCGCAAAAGGCCGTGTCAGCGAACGGCACTAGCGGCCGGACGAAGCCGCACGCCGTGGTGATCCCGTTCCCGCTGCAGGGCCATGTCATCCCGGCGGTGCACCTCGCGCTGCGTCTGGCCGCGCGGGGCTTCGCCGTCACGTTCGTCAACACGGAGTCCGTGCACCAGCAGATGGCCGGAGCCCTCGGCATCGGCGTTGACCGGGACCGCTACGACAtcttcgccggcgccggcgcggaCGTGCGGTACGAGCTGGTGAGCGACGGCTTCCCGCTGGGGTTCGACCGGTCGCTGAACCACGACCAGTTCATGGAGGGCGTGCTGCACGTGCTCCCGGCGCACGTGGAGGAGCTGCTCCGCCGCCTCGTCGTCGACCCTGCCTCCACGTGCCTCCTCGCCGACACCTTCTTCGTGTCGCCGGCGACGCTGGCGAGGAAGCTCGGCGTGCCGTGCGTGTCCTTCTGGACGCAGCCGGCGCTCAGCTTCGCCCTCTACCACCACATGGACCTGCTCGCCAAGCACGGCCACTTCAGATGCGAAG TGCCTCGGAAGGACACGATCACGTACATCCCGGGCGTGCCGGAGATCGAGCCGCAcgagctcacgtcgttcctccAGGAGACGGACACCAGCAGCGCGGCGCACCGCATCATCTTCAAGTCGTTCGAGGAGTCGCGCGGCGCCGACTACGTCCTCTGCAACACCGTGGAGGAGCTGGAGCCGTCCGCCATCGCCGCTCTCCGCGCCGAGAAGCCCTTCTACGCCGTTGGTCCCATCTTCCCCGCCGGATTCTCCCGCAGCGCCGTCGCCACCTCCATGTGGGCCGAGTCCGACTGCTCCAGCTGGCTGGATGCGCAGCCGGCGGGGTCCGTGCTCTACATCTCTTTCGGCAGCTACGCGCACGTGACCAAGCAGGACCTGCACGAGATCGCGGGGGGCGTCCTAGCCAGCGGGGCGAGGTTCCTGTGGGTGATGCGGCCGGACATTGTGAGCTCCCAAGACCCGGACCCGCTGCCGGAGGGCTTCGCAGCGGCGTCCGCCGGGCGCGGGCTGGTGGTGCCGTGGTGCTGCCAGGTGGAGGTGCTCTCCCACGCCGCGGTGGGCGGCTTCCTGACGCACTGCGGGTGGAACTCCGTGCTGGAGAGCGTGTGGGCGGGCGTGCCCATGCTCTGCTTCCCGCTGGTCTCCGAGCAGCCCACCAACCGTCGGCTCGTCGCGCGGGAGTGGCGCGTTGGCGTGCCCATCGGGGATCGGGGCGCAGTGTTCACAGACGAGGTGAGCGCGAGGATCGAGGGGGTGATGTCTGGGAAGGAGGGAGAGGAGCTCCGGCAGGCGGTGAAGAAGGTCAGGGCGACGCTCGAGGCCGCCGCAGCGCCCGGCGGGTCGTCGCAACGGAGCTTCGACCAGTTCGTCGATGAGCTGATGCGCCGTTGTGGCCGACGCTGA